A segment of the Triticum urartu cultivar G1812 chromosome 1, Tu2.1, whole genome shotgun sequence genome:
TTGGACATCCAGTCGTCGCCTTTAGGTCGCCTTCAGGCGTCGATATCGATATAGTTTTCGGTCCACTTTCGGcgaataaagagatcatatggacgAGAATAAGTCATATTCAGCGTGGTTCGTCGTGGCTCGACGTTCAATTACCAACATAAACATATTTGTATCACATAGTTCATCAAATAGTTCAACAAAATAGTGCAACAACAAATaattcaatacaaattatatagttcaacaaataaaaactcatatttcatcacacgtcgCGCCCGGTGTTGCCCTTGAGCCTTTATAGGTGCTCCACCAGATCAtgctgcagttgatgatgcacccgtgggtctcggatctcctgacgcatactgagataggcagtccaggttgccggtagctggtgatcaacttcggctagaggaccctgcctgtagtatggttcagtgtcaaacactggctcttcttactcgctctcgatgatcatgttgtgcaagatgatacaacaagtcatgatctcccatatttgatctttcgaccaggtctgagcagggtgccggacaacagcaaatcgatattggagcacaccaaatgcccgctcgacatccttccgaCAAGCCTCCTGCACCTTGGCAAACTGGGAattcttgcctcctggcacaaCGTTTGAAATAATCTTCACAAATGcagaccatctcggatagatgccatcagctaggtagtaccccttgttgtagtgTCGCCCATTTGacctcgaagttcaccggagaAGAATGACCTCCAACAAGCTTCGCAAAGACATGGGAGCattgcagcacgttgatgtcattgtgagttcctggcataccaaagaaggagtgccaaatccagaggttatgtgtggccaccgcctcaagtaccacactgcaaccgccttttgcgcctttgtacatcccctgccaagcaaatgggcaGTTCTTCCATTTTCCAATGCAtacagtcgatgcttccaagcatcccaggaaatcctcttgctgcattctgtgctaggatctgagcagtgtcttccgcattgggtgttctcaagtattgcagtccaaacactgccaccactgcccgacagaacttgtagaaacactcaatGGTGGTGGACTCgaccatgcgcccatagtcgtcgagtgaatcaccgggagctccgtatgcaagcatcctcatcgctgtcgtgcacttctggatcgAGGTGAATCCAAATTTGccggtgcaatccatcttgcacttgaagtagttgtcgaactcccggatggaattcacaatcctgagaaagagctttcggctcatcaGATAACGGCGTTGAAATGTTTTGTCGCCGTGAAGTGGAGCATCGACGAAGTaatcggagtagagcatgcaatAGCCTTCGAGATCCCTCGGTCGTGGTCAGCCTCACCATGCGCTCCTCGCCGCCCGCCGCTCCACCAAAGAGATCCACCACGCCGCCCGCTTGACGCCTCTCCCCCGCGCGTGGGAGGCCCGTCGGGGCGCACCGACTTCGCCCGACGCCTTCGACGGTCGGGCGCCGGCACCGACAGCGGAGACGGCCAGGGGAGCTCGTGGAGTGGAGCGTGCGAGGCTAGAGTTGGCGCCTTCGGAACCACCCGCGCGAGCGGCTCGGGAGGAAGAGGAAAAATTCGGTGCATGAAATTTTCAATCGTGCGGGAGCGATGGGTGAGACGAAGATGAGGAAGCTCCTGTCTGGCTTCCTGACAGCGCCCGATGAATCAGAATACCTTCACCGCGATTGAAGAATCAGAGTACCTTTATTCTCATCGCATCCGTTGTGAAAACGTTGCCGACGAATGTCGTAAAAATCACGCTGATTAGCCTGACAGCATGGTGGCTGGAGGCAAAGGGAACCAGAAAAAGTCTCCGACGGCTGCCCTCCGAATCCTATCTCCTCGTCGCCAAAGGTTCTACACTCACTCCACCACCTGACCAGACACGTTCCTATTTTCTACGGGCCCCACTTGTCCGTCTCGTGCGCTCCGTTGGGCCTCGGCCTTTTCCGCCCCCGCAATCTGATCCGCAGGGAGAGCGGCCCGCAATTCCTCCTCACTCACCCACCCACCCACCAGCAATCCATCCATCCCTCGCAGCTCCGGCCGGCGGCGATGCCGGCGGGCCAGCAGCCGCAGGCGCGCGAGCCCGACAGCGGCCGCCAGCACCCGCCGCCCGCCACGCCCGCGCTCCCGTCCGAGGTGGTGCCGGCCTACCCGCCGCCGGAGTCGGAGGACGACGAGTCCTGGGTGTGGACGCAGATCAAGGCGGAGGCCCGGCGCGACGCGGACGCCGAGCCGGCGCTCGCCTCCTTCCTCTACGCCACGGTGCTCTCCCACCCCTCCCTGCCCCGCTCCCTCTCCTTCCACCTCGCCAACAAGCTCTGCTCCTCCACCCTCCTCTCCACGCTCCTCTACGACCTCTTCCTCGCCTCCCTCACCGCGCACccctccctccgcgccgccgtcGTCGCCGACCTCCTCGCCGCGCGCGCCCGCGACCCCGCCTGCGTCGGCTTCTCCCACTGCCTCCTCAACTACAAGGGCTTCCTCGCCATCCAGGCGCACCGCGTCGCGCACGTGCTCTGGGCGCAGAACCGCCGCCCCCTCGCGCTCGCCCTCCAGTCCCGCGTCGCCGACGTCTTCGCCGTCGACATCCACCCCGCCGCCGTCGTCGGCAAGGCCATCCTCCTCGACCACGCCACCGGCGTCGTCATCGGGGAGACCGCCGTCGTCGGCGACAACGTCTCCATCCTCCACCACGTCACCCTCGGCGGGACCGGCAAGGCCGTCGGCGACCGCCACCCCAAGATCGGGGACGGGGTGCTCATAGGCGCCGGCGCCACCATCCTCGGCAACGTCATGATTGGAGCCGGGGCCAAGATTGGGGCTGGCTCCGTGGTGCTGATAGATGTGCCGGCGAGGAGCACCGCGGTGGGCAACCCTGCCAGGCTGATTGGAGGGAGGAAGGGCGAGTCCGACAAGGACGAGGACATGCCCGGAGAGTCCATGGATCACACCTCCTTCATACGGCAGTGGTCCGACTACACCATCTGAGGGGAGCCATTGTGCAAGGTCTATTACTCATCCTCTGTATCAGTAACCGTGTTGTGCTACCAAATACATAGTGATTTTGTTTTGGTATTGTTCGCTTGTGGATGAACATCAACTGTAGTCTAGTGTGTATGACCAATTGTTTCTTCAGCTGAGCAACCATGCTCGGATACTGATAGCAGATGATTGATGAACGAATAATTTTGTAATCCATGGTGGATTTGGTTGTACTTTAATCATTTTCCGGATTAATCATGCTTTTCCGAGAACATAGGTCATGGATTGATCAAGCTTCAAGGGCATATTAGATCACATGATTATAGCGTGTGAACCAATGATGATGCCGCATACTAAATTCTAGACATATTTTCAGATCCCACTTTCGTCATTTTTCTCTACATCAAATCAAATGAACTGTATTAGAGCCCTTAGCTAATAATTTATTCTTAAGTTCTGGAACGGGGTGATAAATGCCGGTCTAGTATCTGTTTTTCTGAACCTTTATAATTTGCCAGTGTCACTCTTGACAAAGTTTATGAAAGCATTTCCCCAAAAATTTAAGTAAAAAGTATCTTGTTCTAGCATTATGAATCTGGTTGAAGTTCATGCTCATTTATTCTGtatgtttatttatttattcatCTCTTTGTAGTTTTAGGACGTATGGTTCATTGAGCTCCCACATGCTATACCTATATATCCACCATTTTGATATATGATGAATATAAAAAAAAATACTTTTCTTCTGTCAAGACAATGTCGCCTTCGTTGGATGGGTCAATGAAGACTAGGAAAACACTATTTTCTGAATTTTATACCACACTTGCCCTTCTGAAGCTTCCGGCTGACTGTCAAAGTCATCGAGTCAACAAAGTCTTAAGTCTTTCACAAGTGCCTTCTGAAGCTTTGAGCGAACCATTCAAAGTCATTGAGTCAGCAAATTCCCAAGTCTTTCTAGCTTAGAGCACCATCTACCTGGTAAGAGGCTGGGAGGGCTTTCTGTTTGTTTGCGTTTCACAATGGAAGCAATCATTTCTGAATTTTATACCACACTTGCCCTTCTGAAGCTTCCGGCTGACTGTCAAAGTCATCGAGTCAACAAAGTCTTAAGTCTTTCGAGCTCAGAGCACCATCTATATAGTGACATGCTGGGAGGAGTTCCTGTTCATTCGCGCTTCACAATGGAGACAATCATCTCTGTGGTTCTTGGTGATCTTGTTGGCAGAGCTATATCCTTCGTGGTCGAGAAGCGCCGCGAGAAGACAACCGCTGAGGAGGATCTGCAGAGGCTGCGCCAGCTGCTTCTGAGGATAAGTGCTGTTGTCGAGGAGGCTGAGGGGCGATGTGTCACAAACCGGGGGATGATACATCAAGCTAGCACGATGCGAGAGCAAATGTTCAGAGGGTACTACCTTCTCGATGCCTTCAGGTGCAGAGAGAAGAAGACCGATGATGAGGAGGTGAGTCACTTCTTGTTTGCTCAATCCAATTTCAATCCGGCCAAGCGTTTTCGCCGCCTTTCTAGCAACACTCAGATTGAGAGCACGGTAACTGTTAGAGTAAGCAGTCAGGAGCTTAAACAGGTTGTTCTTGGCCTAGAAAGCATGCTTGTTGATATGAAGGAGTTTGCTATATTTCTGATGAGCTACCCTCGCATGTACCGCCAACCCTATGGTGCATATTTATTTGTGGACAAGTATATGTTTGGCCGCCAAACGGAGAGGGAACAAGCCATCCGCTTCTTGCTACAAGCAGAGCTTCCGTATGGAAATGTGGGTGTCCTTCCAGTTGTTGGTTCTGCATATGTTGGGAAGAGCACTCTTGTGGAACATGTTTGCAACGATGAGCGTGTACAAAACCACTTCTCCTTGATCTTGCTCTACATTGGAAACAACCTTCAAGATGAAACGATGACAACTTTTAGAGATCATTGCGTGATCAAGCATCAAAATATTTCCTTGGATGAAGAGAAGTCGTTGGTAGTCATTGAGCTCTTAGGGGACGTGGACAAAGGAGTATGGAAGAGACTGCTGCACTCTTCTGAACGATGCATGCCACATGGGAGTAAGATCATAATCACAAGCCGATCAGAGAAAGTGGCCAGTCTTGGAACAACGGAAGCCGTCAGGCTAAACTATTTGTCTAAAGAAGCTTACTGGTATTTCTTCAGGATGCTCGTGTTTGGTAGCACGGATCCGGAGGAGCACCCGAAGTTAACATCCATAGCCATGGAGATAGCCGTAGAGATGTGTGGATCTTTCTTATACGCATATGTTGCTGCTGCCTTACTGAGAGAAAATCTTAGTGCTCGGTTCTGGTACAGGGTTCTCAGATACCTTAGGGAGTACAAGCAGAAGAATATCTTGTTGTTAGGTGAATATCCTGCTGAGGAAGATCAGCCTCGGTATATTTTGAGCTTGGCTAAAAGGCGGCATGGTTCTGAGGATACTAAGTTCCTTTTGCAAAGTAGTCACTGCCACAATGGTCCTGCTTCTCATGGTGGGCTTCCGAAGATAACAATGGTGGATCTGCTATCCGGCACCTGGAGCGCTATGCCAAGGGGAAAATTTGAGGTCTTGTCCTGGAGGTCTGTCATACCACCGTACTACAGCTACACAACTGCTTGCGAGTTTGTCCGGCACGGCAGTAGTACCACAGCATAGATGAAGAAGAGAAGCGCTCTTTGGCACCGTGGTGACATTGCTTTGATTTACTGGTGGTTCTCTTCTTGTCTATGGACCATGGCTCACCTGATTGGTTGATGAGACTTCCTTGCTTTGCTGGTGTAAAAGTTGATGATATTTATTTAAGTTGATCTGGTTCTTGACTCGATCTTGTATGGAGTATACTGTGACTGGTATCCGGTACATATGGCTCCCTAATTACCGGTTGTGTTTGTAATCACTTTTGCCATCTTCATCTGAATAAATAAGCCCTCGGCTAAGTAGCTAATGTTTCTCCTCAGACTCTCTTTTTTACTTTTTGTATAGAGCTGACACATCTTGCTagctagtactccctccgtccgaaaaagcttgtccctcaaatggatgtatctagcaccaagttagtgctagatacatctaGCTTTGTTTCTCAGAAGGGAGTACTAACATCTAGCGTTGTTTCTAACTACTTGAGAAGCCTGTTTTGTTTACACGAACGACGGCGCTGCTCAGAGAGGGTGACGAAGGACAAGCATCCTGGGCATCCTCGGCATCGGCGCAGATTCTCAGAAGCAGCTACTGCAACCTCTGCAGATCCTGCCGCGAAGTTTGGTACTTTTCAGCCAAAAGATGCTGGTTAACGGTGTCTTGTACAGTAGAAGACAACATCACTCACACGAGTCTGGGCGAGTTCAGTTCAGGCAACCTGCATGCCTTGCTACAAAGATCAGTGCCGCAAGTGAAAATCAACACAGATAGCTGGAGCTAACAAGATGAAAAAACAGCTGAAAGAACAGAGTGAACAAACACAACCACTGCCTGATTGTGCAGGTGCTGGGAAGGGCCAAACAAAAAAGTGATCTCACTGTTGATCCTAACAGGGGAGACTTGCAGCTTCAAGTTTCCACCACACCGATCTTTATTAAATCAGATATAAATCAGAAACAGATACTTTTCATCTGTCATAACAGTGTTGCTTTCGTTGGCTGGGTCAAATGCCAATTCCCTGCTCAGTGCTTGTGCTGGATAACAATTGAAAGGACACGGTGAGCAGGCACGACCACTTCTTGATTGTGCAGGTGTTAGAAACGACGCAGGAAAAAACGTCATCTGGCTATTTATCAAATGGTGCAAACATGCTATTTTCTGGAAGCTACATCATAATTGCTTTCTGAAGCTTTAGCTGACCATTCAGAGTCATGGAGTCAGCAACTTGCTAACTCCCTTCAAGTTCTGGTGAGAGTCAGGGAGGGGTTCCTGTTTGCTTGCAGTTTACGATGGAGACACTAATTTCTGCAGTTCTTGATGATACTGTCAGCAGAACCATATTCTACTGGTTGAGAAGTGCTGTGAGCAGAGAACCACGGAAGAGGATCTGCAGAGGCTGCCCCAGCTGCTTCTGAGGTTACGTGCCGTTGTTGAGGAGGCTGAGGGGTGGCATGTCACTGCAAAGATGATCTGTCAGACTAGCATGATGACAAAGCAAATGTTCAGAGGGTACTAACTTCTCGACACCTTCAAGTGTGGagagaagaagactgacactgaggAGGTGAGTCCCTCCTTGTTCGTTCAATCCAAATTTAATCCAGCTAATGTTTTTACCGCATATCTAGTGACATTCAAACTGAGAGCAGGGTAATTGGTAGAGAAAGCAGCAAGTAGTTGAAATAGGTACTTTTTGTTAGAGTTATATTATAAGTCATGTACCCCTTTGTATTTATCCCGTTATATAAAGGGTTTCCTGCATATGTTTCACAtctgtacatgtatatatatcggcctatggcctcatggaaatacaagttgcatatttcctaacatggtattagagctAGGTCAATTTTTTCGCACGCCGGTTCTCACGTCTGTCGTAGCGCCGGTTCTCACGTCCGGTCCTCTCTGATCGGTCCACCCAAGGTCAATTCCTTCCCCGTCCGTCCCGCATCTCTGTAACGCTCACGCCGCATCCTTTGGACCGAGCAAGTTGGTTGCCTCTCTGGATCGGGTCTCCGTCGGGCTGCTGCTCTTCCAACAACTAGACACCGGCCGTCGCCCCTCGTTGGATCTCCCTGCCAGCTGCCAGTTTCCGCTCTCTGCAGCTCCTTGCCGATCTCGCCGCCAGCTGCTCTTCTCGTCGGATCTCTCCGCCAGACTGCTCCTCGTCCGGCGGTTGCCGTCTGCTGCCCGTCGGAAGCCTCTGTTACTCCCGCGTGACTGCTGCTGCCTGGGAAAAAAAATAGGCACGATGTCCGCATCTTCCGGCTATGTTGCTGTTCCTCGCTGTCCGGTGATctttgatggtactaactatACCGAGTTCACTGGCTTCATGCGCATTCACATGCGTGGCATCCGTCTCTGGGGTGTTCTTTCTGGCGAGGTCTGCTGTCCGCCACGTCCAGTTCCTCCGGTGGCCCCTACTCCTCCAACTCCACTGGTTCTTACTCCGGATGCTAATCAGGCCGCCAAGGATGCGGCTAAGCTTGCTGATGAGGCTGCTGATCGTGCTTATGATGAGAAGGTTTTGGCTTATGAGGAGGCTCTTCAGATTTATCATGGTGCTCTGTCTGCTTACACCCAGTGGCTTGATGATGATGCTCGTGCTGCTGCTGTTCTCACTGCTAGTGTTCTGCCTCAGTTTGCTTCTGAGTTTCTGGGTCTTCCTACTGTCTTTGAGATGTGGACCCGTCTTCGTCAGCGCTATCAGCCCTCTGGTGATGCCTTATACCTTTCTGTGGTCCGTCAGGAGCATGCTCTTCAGCAGGGTGACTCTACTGTTGATGACTTCTATGCACAGAGTTCTGCTATCTGGCGTTAGCTTGATTCTCTCCGCAGTGCTGGTTGTCGTACCTGCCCCTGTTGCCAGGCTGTCCAGGCCAATTTGGAGTTTCATCGCGTCTATGAGTTCCTGTCTCGGTTCCGTAAGGAGTTTGAGCCCCGGCGTGCTCAGTTGTTTGCTCGTGGCCGTATTTCTCTCATGGAGGCGCTTTCTGAGATTCGTGCTGGAGGTTCCCTCTGTGCTCGCTACTCGTGCTCCTACGCCACCTGCTGCACCGACCCCTTCTCGCTCGAGTGCTCCGCCGCTCTTGCCCACTCCTTCTGGAGGCTCAGGTCGCCCCCGTCCACATTGCGACTACTGCAACAATGATGGTCATCTTGAGTCTCAGTGCTACACGAAGAAGAAACACCTGCGCAAGGCGCGATCATCATCTTCAGGGACTTCGTCATCTACCTCGACAGCTTCAGCCATTACTTTGACTGAGCAGGATATTCTGAGACTTAAGCGTCTGCTCGCGGCTTCAGGTTCTTCCTCGACGGGTACTGCTGGTTCTGTGACTGATGCTTCCTGCATTGAGCAATCACCCTCTACACAGTCAGGTACATCCCCATGGGTTCTGGACTTTGGAGCTTCTTTTCATATGTCTTCTCATTCTTCCATTTTGTCCTCTTTTCGCTCGCTGGATTCTCCTGTTCATGTCCTCACTGCTGATGGTACTCCACTTTCTGTCGTTAGTAGAGGCACTCTTATCACTCCTTCTTACTCTGTTCATAATGTTGCTCATATTCCTCGACTCACCATGAATCTGTTTTCTGCTGGTCAACTTACTGATTCTGGTTGTCGCGTCATCCTTGACGTTGACTCTTGTTTTGTCCAGGACCGTCGCACGCACACTCTGGTTGGGGCTGGCCCTCGCCGCCGTGATTCTCAGGGTCTTTGGGAGTTGGACTGGCTTCATGTTCCTTCTGCTGCCACCACTATCGCCAGTTCCTCCGCTTCAGTCGCCTCTGTTACTGGTTCCTTCAAGCAGTGGCATCATCGACTTGGTCATCTGTGTGGTTCTCGGTTGTCGTCTTTAGTTCGTCGAGGCCTTCTGGGGTCTGTCTCAGGAGATGTCTCTTTAGAGTGTCAGGGTTGTCGTCTTGGCAAGCAGATTCAGTTACCATATTCACATAGTGAGTCAGTGTCTAAGCGTCCTTTTGATTTAGTCCattctgatgtatggggtccgGCTCCTTTCGCTTCCAAAGGTGGTCATAAATACTATATTATTTTCATAGATGACTTCTCTCGTTACACATGGCTTTATTTCATGACTTCTCGTAGTGAGGTGTTGTCTATTTATAAGCgttttgctgccatggttcaTACTCAGTTCTCTTCACCCATTCGTGTTCTTTGTGCTGACTCTACTGGCGAGTATATCTCTAAGATGTTGCGTGGTGTTCTTGCTGAGGAAGGCACTCTCTCTCAATTCTCttgtcctggtgctcatgctcagaatggtGTGGCTGAGCGAAAGCATCGTCATCTTCTTGAGACGGCTCGTGCATTGCTGATTACTGCCTTTCTCCCGCCTCATTTTTGGGCTGAGGCCGTCTCCACCTCCACCTATCTTATCAATCTCCAGCCTTCCGCTGCTCTACAGGGTGGTATTCCTTTCGAGCGTCTTTTTGATTGTTCTCCTGATTATTCGATGCTTCGCTTGTTTGGTTGTGTTTGCTATGTTCTTGCCCCTCGCGAACGCACCAAACTGACCGCTCAGTCTGTTGAGTGTGTCTTTTTaggctacagtgatgagcatAAGGGCTATCGTTGTTGGGATCCTATCGGTCGTCGGATGCATATCTCTCGAGACGTGACTTTTGATGAGTCTCGTCCCTTCTACCCACGCCCATCTTCCTCGACCTTTTCAGTGGAGGATATCTCTTTCCTCACTTTTCCTGACTCACCTATCACCCTCGTCGAGCCTGTGCCTATTCGTTCCGCTCCCTCTGCTTCTCCACCTCTAGTCGATTTGATGCCACCATCTTCCACGGTCTCCTCGTCTAGCATGTCACCAGATTCTACACCTTCATCTCCGGTGACTTCTTCATCGCCACCCCTCGATTCTACCTTGGCGATTCCTCCTTCTATTGTTCCATCTCTTCCTCAGTATTACACTCGTCGTTCACGTCTTGTGGATGCCTCCGTGGATGTGTCGTCATCTTCCTCTCAGCCTACTTATGGCTTGCGTTCTCGTCCTCGTCCGCCTGTTGATCGCTTTGGATTTCCCACCGCTGGTGCTGCTGTTCTTGAGCCGACTTCTTATCGTCAGGCTGTTGTTCATCCTGAATGGCAGTTTGCGATGGCAGAGGAGATTGCTTCTCTTGAACGCACTGGTACCTGGGATCTTGTTTCCCTTCCTCCCGGAGTCCATCccatcacttgtaagtgggtctacaaggTTAAGACTCGCTCCGATGGTTCTCTCGAGCGtcacaaagctcgtcttgtggctcgtggttttcagcaggagcatggtcgtgatTATGACGAGACTTTTGCTCCTGTGGCACATATGACCACTGTTCGTACACTTCTTGCCGTTTCCTCTGCACGCCACTGGTCTATATCTCAGCTTGATGTTAAGAATGCTTTTCTTAATGGTGAGCTGCGTGAGGAGGTGTATATGCAGTCACCACCTGGGTATTCTGTTCCTGATGGCATGGTCTGTCGTCTTCGtcgctctctctatggccttaagcaagccccccgTGCCTGGTTTGAGCGTTTTGCCTCTGTGGTCACTGCTGCTGGTTTTTCAGCAAGTGCTCATGATCCAGCATTGTTTATTCACCTTTCTCCTCGTGGTCGGACTCTTCTTCTtctctatgttgatgacatgGTCATCACTGGGGATGACCCCGAGTATATTGCCTTTGTAAAGGCCCGTCTTAGTGAGCAGTTTCTTATGTCTGATCTTGGGCCCTCTTTGCTACTTTCTTGGGATTGAAGTCTCTTCTACCTCTGATGGCTTTTTTATATCCCAGGAAAAGTATAtccaggatcttcttgctcgtgcTGCTCTTACTGACGAACGCATTATTgagactcctatggagctcaatGTTCACCTCCGTGCTACTGATGGTGATCCCCTCCCTGACCCGACGCGTTATCGTCATCTTGTTGGCAGTCTTGTCTATCTAGCTGTCACTCGTCCGGATATCTCTTATCCGGTTCATATTCTGAGTCAGTTCGTCTCCGCTCCCACATCGGTCCACTATAGTCATCTCCTTCGTGTTCTCCGATATCTTCGGGGCACAATCTCTCACCGTCTATTCTTTCTTCGCTCCAGTTCTTTACAGCTTCAGGCTTATTCGGATGCTACGTGGGCTAGTGATCCTTCAGATCGCCGTTCACTTTCTGCTTactgtgtttttcttggtggttctctcattgcctggaagacgaagaaacagattgcagtttcccgttcgagtgccgaggctgagttgcgagcaatggctcttttgacggcagaggtgacttggttacgGTGGTTACTTCAGGATTTTGGTGTTTCTGTCACTACACCGACTCCGCTCTTATCTGACAGTACA
Coding sequences within it:
- the LOC125526326 gene encoding probable serine acetyltransferase 5, with amino-acid sequence MPAGQQPQAREPDSGRQHPPPATPALPSEVVPAYPPPESEDDESWVWTQIKAEARRDADAEPALASFLYATVLSHPSLPRSLSFHLANKLCSSTLLSTLLYDLFLASLTAHPSLRAAVVADLLAARARDPACVGFSHCLLNYKGFLAIQAHRVAHVLWAQNRRPLALALQSRVADVFAVDIHPAAVVGKAILLDHATGVVIGETAVVGDNVSILHHVTLGGTGKAVGDRHPKIGDGVLIGAGATILGNVMIGAGAKIGAGSVVLIDVPARSTAVGNPARLIGGRKGESDKDEDMPGESMDHTSFIRQWSDYTI